The sequence below is a genomic window from Verrucomicrobiota bacterium.
CCGTGCATCACGGCACACGCATCGGGGGCGACGTCCCCGTGGATCAGGCCACCATCCGTTACCTCCAGCATGCCTCCAGCCACCCGGACCTGCAGCGATCGCAACTGAAGCTGATCGAATCCATGAATCGCGACCATTTGGCGGACCGGGGAGGGGATGCCGCGCTGGAAGCTCGCATCGAATCCTTCGAGCTGGCTTTTCGCATGCAGACCGAGGCGCCCGAATTGCTCGAATTGCGCGGGGAAAGCGACGCGACCCGGCGGCTTTACGGATTGAACGAGCCTGCGACGGGCACCTTCGCCCGGCAATGCTTGCTCGCCCGGCGCTTCAGCGAACGAGGAGTCCGATTTGTCCAGGTTTCCCATGGTTATTGGGATCAACATGACAAACTCGCCGAAGATCATTCGCGCCTTGCGGCCGAGGTGGACCGCCCCATCGCAGCCCTGCTCCACGACCTGAAAGCGCGAGGCCTCCTGGATGAAACGCTGGTGATTTGGGGAGGCGAGTTCGGACGCACCCCGACCCTTCAGGGTTCCAACGGGCGCGATCACCATCCCCACGCTTTCACCATGTGGATGGCCGGCGGAGGGGTGCGCGGCGGCTTCAGCTACGGGGTGACGGATGAATATGGGTTCTACTGCGTTGACCAAAAGGTGCACGTGCACGATCTTCACGCCACCGTGCTGGCCTTGCTGGGCATCGATCACGAAAAGCTGACCTACCGTCATGCAGGCCGGGATTTCCGGCTGACCGATGTCCATGGCGACGTCGTTCGAGCCATCTTCGCCTGACCTGATGCGTTCACACCATTTCCCGGTTCCATTGCATCCGGCTCGCGGTGACGAGTCCGCCCTGGAGACCTGAAACCCGCACACCCCGGGTATGGGCACCTGGGACGCTGCCATCCCTCCGGGATGCACATGCTTGGGCGACCCGGCGGCCCGGTGGTATCGTCGCTACGCTCCTCAACCACCGGCTAAAAGCTGGCAAGCCTCCGGCTTGCGACTGAGCCGCTTCACGTCACGCTGGTCTCACACCCTTTGTGCATCCGTCCCGCATCTCCCGCTTGGGGTCAGGGTGTCTGAAGCCACAGCCTGGATCTGGCCGGCGCGCAAGTCCGCCACGCACTCCACGTGCTGGGTTTGGGGAAACATGTCCAGCGGGGTGACTTGTTCCAACCGATAACCTTGATCGCAGAGTGCGCGCAGGTCGCGCGCCAGAGTGGCCGGGTGACAGGACACGTAGAGAATCTGCCGGGGGCGCGCTTCAATCAAAGTGTTGAGGGAAGACGGGCTGCACCCAACGCGCGGGGGATCGAGCAGCACGCAACTTGAATCCGGGGGAAATCGCCGGACAAGGTCTGGCAGCAACGTTCCCGCGTCGCCTTCGATGAACTCACCGTTGGCGGCCCCGAATCGCCGGGCGTTGTTCCGGGCCGCCTTGATGGCGGGCCGGTCAAGTTCGACCCCCAGGAAGGATTCCACCGAACTGGCGAGCTGGATGCCAAAGAATCCCACCCCGCAGTACACATCGATCAAATGCCGGGCGCCGCCGGAAAGGACACTGGCCCTGACCGTTTCCACCAGGGCCGGAAGCAGGTGAAAGTTATTCTGGAAGAACGAATCCCGCGGAACCTCCCAATCCTCCGGCATCACACGAATAACCACTTTCAAACCGCCTTTCGGGGGCGGATGCGCTCGAACTTCCGCGATCTGCGCATTCAGCGCCTCCTCCGCGATGGGGCATGACTCGATATCGATGACCAACCGGCTGGAACCTTTCAGGAATCCAACCCTCAGTCGTTGCTCAGGCTTGCACCACTGGCTACGCAGCATCAGGCGGTTGCGATAGTGATAGGGTTGTGGACACGGGATCACATCCGCGACCGGCGGGCGCTCGAATCCCCCGATTCTTTCGAGAAGATGGACCACCTGCCGGTGCTTCGCTTTCAATTGAAGCGGATAGGCGGCGTGTTGATACTGGCAGCCGCCGCATTCGCCATAATGTTGGCAAACGGGCGGGACTCGCTCCGGCGAGGCGCGCAGCACTCTTAACAAGCGGGCGCGCGCGAAGCGCTTCTTGGATTCCACGACTTCGGCTTCGACCTGTTCGCCTGGCAAGGAGAAGGGAACGAAAACGACACACCCGCGATGGCGAGCCACCCCTTCTCCGCCAAAGGCCAAATCCTCCACTTCGAGAACCAGAATTTCGCCCGGCTGAGGGGGGGGACCATTCGGCTCCGGACCGTCGGAATTCACGCTTGAGCCGCCACCTTCACCGTCGTGTCGCGACCGAGCGCCGCGCGCACCTTGGCCAGAGTGCTTGCCACGGTGAGGCCGTGCAGCTCGCGCAGATAATCGACGGTCGAGGCATGTTCGACAAAGACATCCGGCCAGCCGACTCGAACGACTGGCGTGGCAATGCGTCGCTCGCTCAGACACTCCAGCACGGCGCTGCCGAATCCGCCCATCAAAACATGGTCCTCCATCGTGACAACCACGTCCGCGGCGCTGGCGAAAAAGCTCAGGCTGTCCTCGTCCAAAGGCTTGAAGAATCTCGCGTTGAGAATGGCACAGTCGAATCCTTCCGCCAGCAAGGCCTGGCTGGCCTTATGGGCCAGGCCCAACATGTTGCCGAGACTGATGAAGACGACTCTCCGCGTCCCCTCGTGAAAGTTCTTCACCACTTCCGCCTTGCCGATTTCCAACAACTCAGGCTGATCCTTGATCGGAATCCCCTCGCCGGCCCCGCGCGGATATCGAATGAACACCGGATGCTTCTGGTGCGTGGCGGTGAACATCATGTCCACCATCTCGTCCTCGTTCTTCGGCGCCATCCCGACGACATTCGGCAAGCACCGCAAATACGCGATGTCGTACAGCCCGTGGTGAGTGGGTCCGTCGTTGGCGGAAAGCCCCGCCCGATCCATGCAGAAAATCACGGGCAGATCCTGCAAACACACGTCGTGATGAATGCAGTCGTAGGCCCGCTGCAGAAAGGTCGAGTAGATGGCGCAGACGGGACGGAAACCCATGGTCGCCATGCCGGCCGCAAAAAGCACCGCGTGTTCCTCTGCAATGCCCACATCATAATAGCGGGACGGCATCGCCTTTTCCAGGGCCTTCAAGCCGGTCCCGCTGGGCATCGCCGCCGTGATTCCCACGATCGAGTTGTCCTTCTGACACAGCCGCACCATGGTCTTCCCGAAAACGTCTTGGAAGTTGAGCGGCGCGCCGGGTTTGCTCGGCGGTGTTTCCCCCGTGTCCGCGCAATACGGCCCCAGTCCGTGAAATTTTTCCGGATGCTGGATGGCGGCTTCGAATCCTTTGCCTTTCTTGGTCAGAACATGGAGGACGACCGGTTGATCGCACGTCTTCGCGTATTCGAGGGCTGCCAGCACGCTTTCGAGATCGTGACCGTCGATCGGCCCCAGATAGCGCAATCCAAATTCCTCGAAGATCAAGCTGCTACCGAATCCGCCGCGGCCGTCCGTGGCATCCCCGGACTGTTTCAGGGCCAGGTCGGCCACCGCGCCCTTGAGGGCTTCCTCGGCCTTGTGCGCGAGATTGACCGCGACCTCGCCCTTGGAAAACCGTTTGAGGAAGGTCGCAAAGTCCCGCTGGAACCGGTTGTAGCGGGGATTGGCGATCAACTTGTTGAGATAGGAGGCAATGGCGCCGACGTTCTTCGCGATGCTCCATTCATTGTCGTTCAGCACCCCAATGAAGCGGCGGGTGGTATGGCCGATGTTGTTGAGCGCCTCAAACGAAATGCCGTTCGTGAGCGCCGCGTCGCCAAATATGCAGACCACGTGCTCGTTGGATCCACGCTGATCGCGGGCCGCGCACATGCCGAGCGCGGCGGACAACGCGGTGCCGGCATGACCCG
It includes:
- a CDS encoding DUF1501 domain-containing protein, whose product is MLAQCGLGFGHLALGSMLSPGTAQTVASVRPLSPKTPPLSPRAKRVIFLFMHGGPSHVDTFDYKPRLFQDHGQPLPFAKPRVQFAKTGNLGRPLWEFRPRGQCGAMVSDLFPLTGARSDDLCFLKTVHGTNEAHGGALLKLHTGSDTAIRPSMGSWISYGLGTENQSLPSFVTINPTLGHGGVGNYASAFLPAVHHGTRIGGDVPVDQATIRYLQHASSHPDLQRSQLKLIESMNRDHLADRGGDAALEARIESFELAFRMQTEAPELLELRGESDATRRLYGLNEPATGTFARQCLLARRFSERGVRFVQVSHGYWDQHDKLAEDHSRLAAEVDRPIAALLHDLKARGLLDETLVIWGGEFGRTPTLQGSNGRDHHPHAFTMWMAGGGVRGGFSYGVTDEYGFYCVDQKVHVHDLHATVLALLGIDHEKLTYRHAGRDFRLTDVHGDVVRAIFA
- a CDS encoding class I SAM-dependent RNA methyltransferase; the encoded protein is MNSDGPEPNGPPPQPGEILVLEVEDLAFGGEGVARHRGCVVFVPFSLPGEQVEAEVVESKKRFARARLLRVLRASPERVPPVCQHYGECGGCQYQHAAYPLQLKAKHRQVVHLLERIGGFERPPVADVIPCPQPYHYRNRLMLRSQWCKPEQRLRVGFLKGSSRLVIDIESCPIAEEALNAQIAEVRAHPPPKGGLKVVIRVMPEDWEVPRDSFFQNNFHLLPALVETVRASVLSGGARHLIDVYCGVGFFGIQLASSVESFLGVELDRPAIKAARNNARRFGAANGEFIEGDAGTLLPDLVRRFPPDSSCVLLDPPRVGCSPSSLNTLIEARPRQILYVSCHPATLARDLRALCDQGYRLEQVTPLDMFPQTQHVECVADLRAGQIQAVASDTLTPSGRCGTDAQRV
- the dxs gene encoding 1-deoxy-D-xylulose-5-phosphate synthase, producing MSRYLDMVDHPDHVKKLTLEQCKFLAEDLRQELITKLAKNGGHLGPNLGVVELTIALHRCFSTPHDKFVWDVSHQVYVHKLLTGRKNRFHTIRTTGGLNGFALRTESEHDCYGAGHAGTALSAALGMCAARDQRGSNEHVVCIFGDAALTNGISFEALNNIGHTTRRFIGVLNDNEWSIAKNVGAIASYLNKLIANPRYNRFQRDFATFLKRFSKGEVAVNLAHKAEEALKGAVADLALKQSGDATDGRGGFGSSLIFEEFGLRYLGPIDGHDLESVLAALEYAKTCDQPVVLHVLTKKGKGFEAAIQHPEKFHGLGPYCADTGETPPSKPGAPLNFQDVFGKTMVRLCQKDNSIVGITAAMPSGTGLKALEKAMPSRYYDVGIAEEHAVLFAAGMATMGFRPVCAIYSTFLQRAYDCIHHDVCLQDLPVIFCMDRAGLSANDGPTHHGLYDIAYLRCLPNVVGMAPKNEDEMVDMMFTATHQKHPVFIRYPRGAGEGIPIKDQPELLEIGKAEVVKNFHEGTRRVVFISLGNMLGLAHKASQALLAEGFDCAILNARFFKPLDEDSLSFFASAADVVVTMEDHVLMGGFGSAVLECLSERRIATPVVRVGWPDVFVEHASTVDYLRELHGLTVASTLAKVRAALGRDTTVKVAAQA